In one window of Lewinella sp. 4G2 DNA:
- a CDS encoding phosphatidylinositol-specific phospholipase C domain-containing protein — MRYFIITLLFALCGQLSAQQYASIENRWQKDGKTTYVIHVQEPTPAAGHVEAGWWSKDWIVEDTGDGYVRFKNRWRGTYLDQRQDVGPVALQAASPGEWSAQWKLEPAGGGYYRIKNRWRNTYLHIQNAGLETGPVEKGWFSAMWKVNGYQPAGPKPSIKPDEPTVDAAAPAASWLYANRGLLGNKKLNRIVLPGTHDSGTHNLSSTWNRNTDDAFAPDTDDRKRGLSFLGEGYDKWAKAQERSIYQQLNDGIRYIDLRICIDKSDRIKTCHGLYGASLNEVINDVVKFSNQNPNEPVIIDFKRFYDWKEKTRNGKENDAAYQGIRQSKLDEIAGLLQKTIAPRMAPNTLTPESTLNDLIKSKRPIIVLWNMPPVGNFQSIYLWPRSRMESIYKSGEIRGEKYNYMVGRINELQGTKNFISLEAQITPSEELYKNAYDFTGNFPFGLEALAKETNPVVLSYLANEWKGVRHNIVQVDFYNQSGLIALCKQMNGVVTAAPQGVSKVDREKSTWGKWKLGAGQLFTTSANEYRVEVDACHGDLTGTGSGNTITVAFYAGSEHVMTKSITGPGSQCGPFLKDNSWSVQSTKNITHIIMKTNGGDGYFIDQVQIFKGGDLVKHEGRDGGGGWCLSADASDGQGDWKNYVSGCSNTLRFNL, encoded by the coding sequence ATGAGGTATTTTATCATCACCCTGCTCTTTGCCCTTTGTGGCCAGTTGAGCGCCCAGCAATACGCCAGCATTGAGAACCGGTGGCAGAAAGACGGCAAAACAACCTACGTCATCCACGTCCAGGAGCCAACGCCCGCAGCCGGCCACGTTGAAGCCGGTTGGTGGTCCAAAGACTGGATCGTGGAAGACACCGGAGACGGCTACGTCCGCTTCAAAAACCGCTGGCGGGGAACTTACCTGGATCAGCGCCAGGACGTCGGGCCGGTCGCATTACAAGCTGCCAGCCCGGGCGAGTGGTCCGCCCAGTGGAAATTGGAACCCGCCGGAGGTGGTTACTACCGCATCAAAAATCGGTGGCGCAATACCTATCTCCACATCCAGAATGCCGGCCTCGAAACCGGCCCGGTCGAGAAAGGCTGGTTTAGCGCTATGTGGAAGGTAAATGGTTACCAACCCGCTGGGCCAAAACCCAGCATTAAGCCAGACGAACCCACCGTTGACGCCGCAGCCCCCGCTGCCTCTTGGCTCTACGCCAACCGGGGCCTGCTGGGCAACAAAAAGCTGAACCGGATCGTCCTACCCGGCACCCACGATTCAGGCACCCATAACCTGAGTAGCACCTGGAACCGTAATACGGACGATGCCTTTGCCCCGGATACGGACGATCGAAAACGCGGTCTTTCATTTCTTGGCGAAGGCTACGATAAATGGGCAAAAGCTCAGGAGCGCAGCATCTATCAACAACTGAATGATGGTATTCGCTACATCGACTTACGGATCTGTATCGACAAGAGCGACAGGATCAAAACCTGCCACGGGCTGTATGGTGCTTCATTGAACGAAGTCATCAACGACGTTGTGAAGTTCTCCAACCAGAACCCCAATGAACCCGTAATTATTGACTTCAAACGGTTTTACGATTGGAAGGAGAAAACCCGGAATGGCAAAGAAAATGACGCTGCCTACCAGGGAATACGCCAGAGCAAACTCGACGAGATTGCCGGGTTGCTCCAAAAGACCATTGCACCCCGAATGGCACCGAATACGCTTACTCCAGAGTCAACTCTGAACGATCTGATTAAATCGAAGCGCCCCATCATCGTCCTGTGGAATATGCCGCCAGTAGGGAATTTCCAAAGCATCTACCTATGGCCCCGCTCCCGGATGGAAAGCATTTACAAATCCGGTGAAATTCGCGGCGAGAAATACAATTACATGGTAGGCCGCATCAACGAACTGCAGGGCACCAAAAACTTCATCAGCTTAGAAGCGCAGATCACCCCGAGTGAAGAGCTTTACAAAAACGCTTACGACTTTACCGGCAACTTCCCCTTTGGCCTCGAAGCACTGGCGAAGGAGACCAACCCGGTAGTCTTAAGCTACCTGGCCAATGAGTGGAAAGGGGTCCGCCACAACATCGTCCAGGTCGATTTCTACAACCAGTCTGGTCTCATAGCGCTCTGTAAGCAAATGAACGGCGTGGTGACCGCGGCCCCGCAGGGCGTTTCAAAAGTCGACCGGGAAAAATCCACCTGGGGCAAATGGAAGTTAGGCGCCGGCCAGCTCTTCACTACCTCCGCCAATGAATACCGCGTAGAAGTGGATGCTTGCCACGGCGACCTCACGGGAACGGGATCGGGAAATACGATCACCGTCGCTTTCTATGCGGGCTCCGAACACGTAATGACCAAAAGCATCACCGGCCCCGGAAGCCAGTGCGGCCCCTTCCTGAAGGACAACAGCTGGTCGGTGCAGTCCACGAAAAACATCACCCACATCATCATGAAGACGAACGGAGGGGATGGCTATTTCATCGATCAGGTCCAAATCTTTAAAGGTGGAGATCTCGTAAAACACGAAGGCCGCGATGGCGGCGGAGGCTGGTGCCTCAGTGCGGATGCCAGCGATGGACAGGGCGATTGGAAGAATTACGTATCCGGCTGTAGCAATACGCTTCGGTTTAATCTGTAA
- a CDS encoding LytTR family DNA-binding domain-containing protein, translating to MNILIVEDEALYASHLEILIEDLGHTVGGCVDNAPAALQMVSNSPPDLVLMDINIAGDYDGVETAELIQKAHPCPVIFITARQDEQTFRRASRIGPANFLLKPFDELQVKRAIQLAVASVSTNATGRDARPADGSIGNTMEGQSLYVKSGDKLRKIDIGDITSASADGRYCEIHTAAGRYLMRITFRELMDRLPADQFLKTHRGHLVNEGYIDSVDLRDSEIVLRGGRRIPLAKREREEFLRRVSK from the coding sequence ATGAACATCCTGATAGTAGAAGACGAAGCGCTGTACGCCAGCCACCTGGAGATCCTCATCGAGGACCTGGGGCATACCGTCGGGGGATGCGTAGACAATGCTCCCGCGGCGCTTCAAATGGTGAGCAACTCCCCTCCAGATCTGGTACTGATGGACATTAATATTGCCGGAGACTATGATGGCGTGGAAACGGCCGAGCTCATTCAAAAGGCTCACCCCTGCCCGGTCATCTTCATTACTGCAAGGCAGGACGAACAGACTTTCCGGCGGGCGAGCCGGATCGGCCCGGCCAACTTCCTGCTTAAACCTTTTGACGAGCTCCAGGTGAAGCGGGCCATCCAACTGGCCGTAGCCAGCGTTTCCACTAATGCAACCGGTAGAGATGCTCGGCCAGCTGATGGTTCGATAGGAAATACAATGGAAGGGCAATCCCTCTACGTAAAGTCAGGGGACAAACTTCGTAAAATTGACATTGGGGACATCACCTCCGCATCCGCCGACGGGCGTTACTGTGAGATCCATACCGCCGCTGGCCGCTACCTGATGCGCATCACCTTTCGGGAACTAATGGATCGACTACCTGCTGACCAGTTCCTCAAAACTCACCGTGGTCACCTCGTCAATGAGGGCTACATCGACTCCGTCGATCTGCGGGACAGTGAAATCGTTCTACGGGGCGGCCGACGCATCCCCCTCGCCAAGCGGGAACGGGAAGAGTTTTTGAGGCGCGTCAGTAAGTAA